A single region of the Silene latifolia isolate original U9 population chromosome 8, ASM4854445v1, whole genome shotgun sequence genome encodes:
- the LOC141596962 gene encoding patellin-3-like has translation MAEETKKPEPTVAVPAPTQVPVPEAEKTPATSSEKHVSASLPEAEKSVVASETTEVAAVEVPEETVVDDEKKITQSVSFKEETNVVSELPEYQRKALDELKKLITDACAKREFSAPPPPPAPVAVVEETPAPTAEVTAAVEEKVEEVAKPVEETSKKTEEVAKPVEEASKKPVEEGSKKIEEVAKPVEETSKKIEEVPKPVEESSKKIDEVVKPVEAEEKTVEAIKETIIEVSTEAEPVAVEPIPEEPIEPEEVSIWGIPLLADERSDVILLKFLRARDFKVKEAFTMIRNTVRWRKELGVDELLDQDLGDAYQKVLFTHGVDKEGRVVCYNVFGEFQDKEFYNNSFGDAEKRDKLFKWLVQFVEKIVRGLDFSPKGVNSFVLVNDLKNFPGFGKRDVSKIIDKFLVVLQDNYPEFVAKQLCINTSWWYVAYYWIYLTVFTPRSKSKFVFASPSKTPETLFKYIAPEHVPVQYGGHSKTGETEFTSADSITEVTIKPNSIYPIEFAFSEATEVIWELRVIGWDVNYGAEFVPAKEGGYTLNISKPKKVASTEEPVIVDTFKVTEAGKVVITIDNQSSKKKKLLYRSKVKA, from the exons ATGGCTGAAGAAACCAAGAAGCCAGAACCCACTGTAGCTGTACCTGCACCAACACAAGTACCCGTACCAGAAGCCGAGAAAACCCCGGCAACATCATCGGAGAAGCACGTCTCCGCTTCCCTGCCTGAGGCGGAGAAGTCGGTAGTCGCGTCTGAAACGACAGAGGTAGCAGCAGTTGAGGTTCCAGAGGAAACCGTTGTCGACGACGAGAAGAAGATCACTCAATCCGTCTCTTTTAAGGAAGAGACTAATGTCGTTTCTGAACTTCCTGAGTATCAGAGGAAAGCTCTTGATGAGCTTAAGAAACTCATCACTGACGCTTGCGCTAAGCGCGAATTctctgctcctcctcctcctcccgctCCTGTTGCTGTCGTAGAGGAAACTCCTGCACCAACGGCCGAAGTCACGGCTGCGGTCGAGGAGAAAGTCGAAGAGGTTGCGAAACCTGTCGAGGAGACCTCGAAGAAAACTGAAGAGGTTGCTAAACCTGTCGAAGAGGCCTCGAAGAAACCTGTCGAGGAGGGTTCGAAGAAAATTGAAGAGGTTGCGAAACCTGTCGAGGAGACTTCGAAGAAAATCGAGGAGGTTCCTAAGCCTGTCGAGGAGTCCTCAAAGAAGATCGACGAGGTTGTAAAACCGGTCGAGGCAGAGGAGAAAACAGTAGAAGCAATCAAAGAGACAATAATCGAAGTATCAACAGAGGCTGAACCGGTCGCGGTTGAACCGATACCTGAAGAACCAATCGAACCAGAGGAGGTATCAATATGGGGAATTCCACTACTAGCTGACGAGCGTAGCGACGTCATCCTACTAAAATTCCTAAGAGCAAGAGACTTCAAGGTAAAGGAAGCCTTCACCATGATCCGAAACACGGTTCGCTGGCGTAAGGAGTTGGGTGTCGACGAGCTGCTAGACCAAGACCTCGGCGACGCGTACCAGAAGGTGTTGTTTACCCATGGGGTTGATAAGGAAGGAAGGGTGGTTTGTTACAATGTGTTTGGTGAGTTTCAGGATAAGGAATTCTATAACAACTCATTTGGAGATGCTGAAAAGAGGGACAAGTTGTTCAAATGGCTTGTGCAGTTTGTTGAGAAGATTGTTAGAGGACTTGACTTTAGTCCTAAGGGTGTTaattcctttgttttggttaatgATCTTAAGAATTTCCCTGGTTTTGGTAAGAGGGATGTTTCTAAGATCATTGATAAGTTTTTGGTTGTTCTTCAAGATAATTATCCTGAATTCGTCGCTAAACAG TTGTGCATCAACACTTCATGGTGGTACGTGGCCTACTACTGGATTTACTTGACCGTGTTCACCCCAAGAAGTAAAAGCAAGTTTGTGTTTGCTAGTCCATCTAAGACTCCAGAGACTTTATTCAA GTATATAGCTCCTGAACATGTGCCAGTTCAATATGGTGGGCACAGTAAAACTGGTGAAACTGAGTTCACCTCTGCTGATTCTATCACTGAAGTTACCATCAAGCCTAACTCCATTTACCCTATTGAATTTGCCTTTTCTGAG GCCACCGAAGTGATATGGGAGCTAAGAGTAATAGGATGGGATGTAAACTATGGAGCTGAATTCGTACCAGCGAAGGAAGGAGGATACACTCTGAACATATCAAAGCCAAAGAAGGTGGCATCAACGGAAGAGCCCGTAATTGTCGACACATTCAAGGTGACTGAGGCCGGTAAAGTCGTAATCACTATCGACAACCAAAGTTCTAAGAAGAAGAAGCTCCTTTACCGGTCCAAGGTCAAGGCATAG
- the LOC141595354 gene encoding peptidyl-prolyl cis-trans isomerase FKBP62-like produces the protein MEYQFLLLNLCDLFVVDDNGVDDDDLAKLVMELGVPSISNLVKDRGNSLFREGDFVLAARHYTQAIKLVCFLGLPPAHDQAVATSLCLSFVLNLAVCELKLSHYNQVCCYCTFVLSFDTTNVKALYRRGLAFKHLNLLSEAIDDFQHAVKFEPHHNDVNRELLSVADLLPLNVNGKRVAYPFNPLASDKKGEKPL, from the coding sequence ATGGAATATCAATTTCTGCTTCTTAATCTTTGTGATTTGTTTGTTGTGGATGATAATGGGGTCGATGATGATGACCTTGCTAAGTTGGTTATGGAATTGGGGGTACCTTCCATCTCCAATTTGGTGAAAGATAGGGGTAACTCCCTTTTCAGGGAAGGGGATTTCGTTTTGGCTGCCCGTCACTACACTCAAGCCATTAAACTCGTATGCTTCCTAGGACTTCCACCCGCACACGACCAGGCCGTAGCCACTTCCCTCTGCCTCTCCTTTGTCCTTAATTTAGCAGTTTGTGAGTTGAAGTTGTCCCACTATAATCAGGTTTGTTGTTACTGTACTTTTGTCTTATCTTTTGATACGACCAATGTTAAGGCCCTATATCGTAGGGGCCTGGCCTTTAAGCATTTGAATCTACTCTCGGAGGCTATTGATGACTTTCAACATGCTGTAAAATTTGAACCACATCACAATGATGTTAATCGGGAACTTCTTTCTGTGGCCGATCTCTTACCTTTAAATGTTAATGGGAAACGGGTCGCTTATCCTTTTAACCCTTTGGCCTCAGACAAGAAAGGTGAGAAACCTCTGTGA